From the genome of Flavobacterium luteolum, one region includes:
- a CDS encoding hybrid sensor histidine kinase/response regulator, with product METKKSYTAIKVLFSYVALLALVVTVGWFLYSENVVYNKLEDKIALEKTKILRVSKLYSNVYKTESLARQTIQNNSEKDFKNYLIETDSLRKRIDTLKQIVTTEYQKTLLDSVTYFLAEKTENIKQLREIKNKADDETSVNSAIDEITKMEFNLRKLELQDFTKNPNQLGSYQRSVLQRYVDYLNSNIPDDSTNTLSKKASDSILANSKKLLSSVKLKAEKKKESLNFEENKLLQNEIAISDQLRKILRIIEREIIINSIKNNSLKEKSLKRVNEIVTASAVIGLLLTVFFSILIVSDYSKSQLYKKQLEIANFKTKNLLKSREQLISTVSHDLKTPLSTIVGYSELLGNSDVNTKQSYFVKNIKNSSEYITQLVQDLLDFSQIEAGKISIEKVPFSLPEIIEDVARNIQTVYKQKDIDLIINVDDQFQKRIVGDPFRLKQILTNIIGNAYKFTEEGHIRIAAYANDDQFFTISIQDTGIGIEKANQKLVFEEFAQANEGIEKKYGGTGLGLSICQKIISILGGSLSLESIFGKGSTFIIQLPLLFDSSQENIALNEIRNKPSKNTKKQTFIVVDDDINLLNLTSGVLKQEQHQVFSFTNPAKALETIQRTPIDFIITDIQMPEIDGFQFLEKLRELPETVFKNQPVIALTGRTDLDLSVYKNAGFTTVIKKPYSPKILLETIQHILDHEEVPVAENSENTNKNTSQIYSLETLKDFLGQDESALKEVLKSFIDTTIENIELLKTAVQEQNHDEIKSIAHRIAPMFKQIQSNEIGELLKDLEKEDLNTIDLKATFSDLEGKIKILFTELKQEI from the coding sequence ATGGAGACCAAAAAAAGTTACACCGCAATCAAAGTTTTATTCAGCTATGTTGCATTATTGGCTTTGGTTGTAACGGTGGGATGGTTTCTCTATTCTGAAAATGTTGTTTACAACAAACTGGAAGATAAGATTGCTTTAGAAAAAACCAAAATTCTTAGAGTTAGTAAATTATATTCGAATGTATATAAAACTGAAAGTTTAGCCAGACAGACGATTCAGAATAATTCGGAAAAAGATTTCAAGAACTATTTAATCGAAACCGATTCACTTCGCAAACGTATCGATACTTTAAAACAAATTGTTACCACAGAGTATCAAAAAACACTTTTGGATAGTGTTACTTATTTCTTGGCCGAAAAGACCGAAAACATTAAGCAATTAAGAGAAATAAAGAACAAAGCAGACGACGAAACTTCTGTAAATAGTGCGATTGATGAAATCACAAAAATGGAGTTTAACCTTAGAAAATTGGAACTTCAGGATTTTACCAAGAACCCAAATCAATTAGGAAGTTATCAGCGAAGTGTTTTACAGCGTTATGTCGATTATTTAAATTCGAACATTCCAGATGACAGCACCAATACGCTGAGCAAAAAAGCTTCAGATTCTATTTTAGCCAATTCTAAAAAGCTTTTGAGTTCTGTAAAACTAAAAGCCGAAAAGAAAAAAGAATCTTTGAATTTTGAAGAAAACAAATTGCTTCAAAATGAAATCGCAATTTCGGATCAGCTTAGAAAAATACTTCGCATTATTGAGCGAGAGATCATTATCAATTCGATAAAAAACAATTCATTAAAAGAAAAATCATTAAAAAGAGTCAACGAAATTGTAACGGCTTCGGCTGTTATTGGTTTATTATTGACTGTGTTTTTCTCTATTCTAATTGTCAGCGATTATTCAAAATCTCAATTGTATAAGAAACAGCTGGAAATCGCGAACTTCAAAACCAAAAATCTGCTCAAAAGCCGCGAACAATTAATTTCAACCGTAAGTCACGATTTAAAAACGCCTTTGAGCACTATTGTTGGTTATTCTGAACTTTTAGGCAATTCAGATGTCAATACCAAACAATCTTATTTCGTTAAAAACATTAAAAATTCGTCTGAATATATTACGCAGCTCGTTCAGGATTTATTAGATTTTTCGCAGATCGAAGCTGGAAAAATTTCTATAGAAAAAGTTCCATTTTCACTGCCTGAAATTATTGAAGATGTTGCCCGAAATATTCAAACCGTTTACAAACAAAAGGACATTGATCTTATTATAAATGTAGACGATCAGTTTCAGAAACGAATTGTTGGAGATCCTTTTCGCTTAAAGCAAATCTTAACTAACATTATTGGAAACGCTTATAAATTTACCGAAGAAGGTCATATTCGAATTGCCGCTTACGCGAATGACGATCAATTTTTTACAATTTCGATTCAAGATACTGGAATTGGGATTGAAAAAGCCAATCAGAAATTGGTTTTTGAAGAATTCGCACAGGCAAATGAAGGCATTGAGAAGAAATATGGCGGAACCGGCTTGGGATTATCAATCTGTCAAAAGATTATTTCTATTTTGGGTGGAAGTTTAAGTTTGGAAAGTATTTTTGGAAAAGGAAGCACCTTTATTATTCAGCTGCCGTTATTATTTGATAGCAGCCAAGAGAATATTGCTTTAAATGAAATCAGAAATAAACCGTCAAAAAATACCAAAAAACAAACTTTTATTGTTGTTGATGACGACATCAATCTGTTGAATTTAACGAGCGGAGTTTTAAAACAAGAACAGCATCAGGTATTTTCGTTTACTAATCCAGCAAAAGCTTTAGAAACGATTCAGAGAACGCCAATTGATTTTATTATTACTGATATTCAGATGCCGGAAATTGACGGGTTTCAATTTTTAGAGAAACTCCGTGAACTTCCAGAAACTGTCTTTAAAAATCAGCCTGTAATTGCACTTACTGGAAGAACAGATTTGGATCTTTCTGTATATAAAAATGCTGGTTTTACTACGGTTATAAAGAAACCTTATTCTCCTAAAATTTTACTGGAAACCATTCAGCATATTTTAGATCATGAAGAAGTTCCTGTGGCTGAAAATTCGGAAAACACAAATAAAAACACTTCTCAAATCTATTCTTTAGAAACATTGAAAGACTTTTTGGGACAAGATGAGTCGGCCTTAAAAGAAGTTTTAAAATCTTTTATAGATACTACTATAGAAAATATCGAGCTTTTAAAAACTGCGGTTCAAGAGCAAAATCATGATGAAATAAAATCTATTGCGCACCGAATTGCACCAATGTTCAAACAAATTCAGTCGAACGAAATTGGTGAACTTTTAAAGGATCTGGAAAAAGAAGATTTAAACACAATTGATCTAAAAGCTACATTTTCAGATTTAGAAGGAAAAATAAAAATTCTTTTTACGGAATTGAAGCAAGAGATTTAA